In Paenibacillus hexagrammi, the following are encoded in one genomic region:
- a CDS encoding cellulose biosynthesis cyclic di-GMP-binding regulatory protein BcsB, translated as MMRIRTIWIAALSLLLLFLQLSPVFAEDGLTASQRQYQTNFSDTSLSGGMTYTQQYFQVESYWDVASVDVHLDYTISQLTQNDRSSITLQMNGTPFYSFRPTSEAAGQQQITVNVPVELLIQGVNTLTIQGHLETTSPAAIMACVPIDTRDNWLQIAKSSRVNVNYTQHPIQLRIRDFNTRFIGLDTVKEGLSVIAVPEGSSPEELEAATYVLAGFARANPVSDKPIPLIAYDTGKLQGKQAVVMVSLYENLPAELKSQVASADVNNQAIIQLVTESDQPILLITSVDPGMLIKAARLAANQSLLSQIDSASKQVDSSTEVDTPPAEVSRNVSLTETGDKLVGDRHREKSYFIALPGNRSIADATKLSVKFRYARNLDFDRSLVTVLVNDTPIGSKKLSTELADGDHMDLIIPKTLNISGNFTVKLAFDLELKNGGCIENQEQMPWAFVEKDSMLQLNTKDRADLLFNNYPYPFLRDGSFNQVAVILPKEHDAYLFQTLTNVFNLLGRYAQTNTGEVLYYTDSVDAKLLKGRQIIAIGSYQSNQAIRDNNDKLYFQYDENGRGFVSNEKMSIESGYGTRIGTLQLINSPYENGYGMLAVTGSASEYTYLASKLIGSEGTLWQVFGDGAVTDKDGHVQAFRFKQIATAEPSTVLSDIVQRVDVLGFMAAAVLVAVLILFSLLLMVRKYRRMRGNRR; from the coding sequence ATGATGAGAATACGAACGATTTGGATCGCAGCGCTCAGCTTGCTCCTGCTGTTCCTGCAGCTGAGTCCGGTGTTCGCAGAAGACGGCCTGACAGCAAGCCAGCGTCAATATCAAACGAACTTCAGCGATACCTCCTTATCCGGAGGCATGACGTATACACAGCAATATTTTCAAGTGGAATCGTATTGGGATGTAGCCAGTGTGGATGTTCATCTGGACTATACAATATCCCAATTAACACAAAATGACCGTTCTAGTATCACACTGCAAATGAACGGAACACCGTTTTATTCGTTCCGTCCGACCAGTGAAGCTGCGGGTCAGCAGCAGATCACCGTGAATGTGCCTGTGGAGCTTCTCATCCAAGGTGTCAACACGTTGACCATACAAGGGCATCTGGAAACGACCAGCCCTGCAGCCATCATGGCCTGCGTACCCATCGATACACGGGATAATTGGCTGCAAATTGCGAAAAGCTCCCGCGTAAACGTCAATTATACCCAACATCCGATTCAGCTTCGTATTCGGGATTTCAACACGCGGTTTATCGGTCTTGATACCGTCAAGGAAGGTCTGAGTGTGATTGCCGTGCCTGAGGGAAGCAGTCCTGAAGAGTTAGAAGCGGCTACATATGTATTGGCTGGATTCGCTAGAGCCAATCCGGTTTCGGATAAACCGATTCCCCTGATTGCTTACGATACCGGTAAGCTACAGGGCAAACAGGCTGTTGTAATGGTATCACTGTACGAGAATCTGCCGGCTGAACTGAAATCGCAGGTCGCGAGCGCTGATGTGAATAATCAAGCGATCATTCAGCTAGTCACTGAATCGGATCAGCCTATCTTGCTGATCACATCAGTCGATCCGGGAATGCTCATAAAAGCCGCTCGTCTGGCAGCGAATCAGTCTTTGCTGAGCCAGATCGATTCTGCCTCCAAGCAGGTAGACAGCTCAACAGAGGTGGACACGCCTCCGGCTGAAGTAAGCCGCAATGTGAGTTTGACCGAAACGGGTGACAAACTCGTCGGCGATCGTCACCGGGAAAAATCTTATTTTATCGCGCTTCCGGGCAATCGTTCTATCGCGGATGCAACCAAGCTGAGTGTTAAGTTCCGATATGCAAGAAATCTCGATTTTGACCGATCCTTAGTCACCGTTTTGGTCAATGATACGCCTATTGGCAGCAAGAAGCTTTCCACCGAGCTGGCAGATGGCGATCATATGGATCTTATCATCCCCAAGACACTGAATATCAGCGGCAACTTTACGGTGAAGCTGGCGTTTGACCTCGAACTGAAGAACGGGGGATGTATCGAGAACCAGGAACAGATGCCTTGGGCCTTTGTGGAGAAGGATTCCATGCTGCAGCTCAATACCAAAGACCGTGCGGACCTGCTGTTTAACAATTATCCGTATCCGTTTTTGCGGGACGGCAGCTTTAATCAGGTCGCTGTCATACTGCCGAAGGAGCATGATGCGTATCTGTTCCAGACCCTGACCAATGTGTTTAACCTGCTGGGCCGCTACGCGCAAACGAACACAGGGGAGGTCCTTTATTATACGGACAGCGTAGACGCCAAGCTGCTGAAGGGACGGCAGATCATCGCCATAGGCAGCTACCAGAGCAACCAGGCCATACGTGACAATAACGACAAGCTGTACTTCCAATATGATGAGAATGGCCGAGGCTTTGTATCGAATGAAAAAATGAGCATTGAATCGGGCTACGGGACCAGAATCGGTACTCTTCAGCTCATCAATTCTCCTTATGAGAATGGCTACGGCATGCTGGCTGTGACGGGCAGCGCTTCGGAATATACATATTTGGCTTCAAAGCTGATTGGATCAGAGGGCACACTATGGCAGGTGTTCGGAGATGGCGCGGTCACGGATAAGGACGGCCATGTCCAAGCATTTCGCTTTAAGCAAATTGCGACAGCTGAGCCGTCTACCGTGCTTAGCGATATTGTGCAGCGCGTGGATGTCCTTGGATTCATGGCAGCCGCGGTGCTTGTGGCAGTGCTTATTCTGTTCTCGCTGCTGCTCATGGTTCGCAAATATAGAAGGATGCGGGGGAATCGCCGATGA
- a CDS encoding diguanylate cyclase domain-containing protein: MNRFRNSMISDGAFLLLILCCFISIVFTAGNPDLYIQNIIFLNAAFLIAVVTYFTTVTTGLILNILFIFGYGTYTLYHTVVVGGVINTQNYFWLIMTPMFTVSTWMLTLGNRQLQQENEQLKKANESLATVDAKTSLKNTLSFQNDATVFMALSVRYHIPLTLMVLSVKYWDEIKRMIGEEQLMEAVQDLSKMGQTSIRTNDSLYLLNKDNPMWGMLLFTDRPGANIVIERLRSRIDERNRTEFAEKYRVELILKIGAVEYHHEEISSPLEFIASAKKQLEFDV, translated from the coding sequence ATGAATCGCTTTCGAAACAGTATGATTTCGGATGGCGCCTTCCTGCTGCTCATCCTGTGTTGTTTTATTAGCATTGTGTTCACCGCAGGAAACCCCGATTTGTATATTCAAAATATTATTTTCCTTAACGCGGCGTTTCTGATTGCGGTCGTCACTTATTTTACAACCGTTACGACAGGTTTGATTTTGAACATCTTGTTTATCTTCGGTTACGGCACCTACACACTTTACCATACGGTTGTGGTGGGGGGCGTAATCAACACGCAGAATTATTTTTGGCTGATCATGACACCGATGTTTACAGTTTCAACCTGGATGCTTACTCTAGGTAACCGCCAATTGCAGCAGGAGAATGAGCAGCTGAAGAAAGCCAATGAGTCTCTGGCGACCGTTGATGCCAAGACGAGTTTAAAGAATACATTGTCCTTTCAAAATGATGCGACCGTCTTTATGGCGTTATCGGTTCGATATCACATCCCATTAACGCTGATGGTGCTTAGTGTCAAATATTGGGACGAGATCAAGCGGATGATCGGGGAAGAGCAGCTCATGGAGGCCGTACAGGATTTGTCCAAGATGGGCCAGACCAGTATCCGGACGAACGATTCCTTGTACCTCTTGAACAAAGATAACCCAATGTGGGGGATGCTGTTATTTACGGACCGGCCCGGAGCCAACATTGTGATCGAACGCCTGCGTTCCAGAATTGATGAGAGGAACCGAACGGAGTTTGCGGAGAAATATCGCGTTGAGCTCATTCTCAAGATCGGTGCAGTAGAATATCATCACGAGGAAATATCCTCACCGTTAGAGTTTATTGCTTCGGCAAAAAAACAGCTCGAATTTGACGTTTAA
- a CDS encoding response regulator transcription factor encodes MSMTKVRLTIDSQAEGERDKAMIADLHEIVVAHVLRMNIQDAVKVTIEYEGPSRRRSMIGAENLEAAAGNQEEKPLGLSERQLQIAEMLCNHYSMKRIAEELYVSVNTVKKHIQNMKKTLQIERSGADFIFLLKELLYQVV; translated from the coding sequence ATGTCGATGACGAAAGTGAGACTGACGATCGATTCCCAAGCAGAGGGTGAAAGAGACAAAGCGATGATTGCAGACTTGCATGAGATTGTCGTTGCGCACGTGCTGCGGATGAACATTCAGGATGCTGTCAAGGTAACCATCGAATACGAGGGACCCAGCCGTAGGAGGTCTATGATTGGAGCTGAGAATCTAGAAGCAGCGGCAGGGAACCAAGAGGAAAAACCGCTCGGATTAAGCGAACGACAGCTGCAAATTGCTGAAATGCTCTGCAATCATTATTCGATGAAACGAATAGCGGAAGAACTTTATGTCAGTGTCAATACGGTCAAAAAACACATTCAGAATATGAAAAAGACGCTGCAAATCGAGCGGTCCGGCGCAGATTTTATCTTTTTGCTAAAGGAGCTGCTCTACCAGGTGGTGTGA
- a CDS encoding AraC family transcriptional regulator, giving the protein MLLHTYALLWQHAAVHVAHVSRVIVQAGEHLREQRLSDSTFLIILRGSGKLYLDRKEHRIDKASVCHAGKNTLLSISEVDQALEYMMLSYHADLKQAYSTDLGPTEASGDPFHLQFTVCPPATLPLYRKVDQMHRIWMSKDALAGFHIKTLFHQFLYELLLQLQEMGGEAAAPSLEDQAVRYLEQNYSESITIDDLAENLDCNVRQLQRIFKAQLSMSPMEYLIQVRLDRAKEFLQHTNIPLGQIADAVGYSDSYYFSRLFKKYIGLSPSRFRERARQLEACRQNPSWLTHSPIDAEFFHLYSEHVVDSNASNRNVQLDSIHLDPLQGQVCLTCVPNKIALLDIQYTDHLLSLGLKPAGSVSATSDVVRFPDYLEQRLRGVMNLGTKESPDIQAIAELAPDLIVCTQFQERYYEQLSVIAPTVMLDRNEDWRSTLLTLANLVGRQHKVTSIIQHYQHKIHKLRDALSTSMQGKSVALIRPRGYSIRLHTTVHRTAEILYRDLGIAAPTPAHETSRTSTFITLENMSKVNPDYLFVLKDDSNRVYAGELQQSVIWQSLRAVKTNQVYTVSTTKWIGYYGPIAMNQLVDEVAEALL; this is encoded by the coding sequence TTGTTGCTTCATACCTATGCCCTATTGTGGCAGCATGCTGCCGTTCACGTTGCTCATGTTAGCCGCGTTATCGTACAGGCAGGCGAGCATCTGAGGGAGCAGAGGCTGTCTGACAGCACATTTCTCATTATCCTGCGGGGAAGCGGAAAGCTGTATCTGGACCGAAAGGAACATAGAATCGATAAAGCCAGCGTGTGCCATGCCGGAAAAAATACTCTATTGTCCATTTCGGAAGTCGATCAAGCACTCGAATACATGATGCTTTCCTATCATGCTGATTTGAAGCAAGCGTATTCGACAGATCTGGGTCCAACGGAAGCATCCGGCGATCCTTTTCACCTTCAATTTACCGTTTGTCCGCCAGCCACATTGCCGCTGTACAGGAAAGTGGATCAGATGCACCGCATTTGGATGTCCAAGGATGCATTGGCCGGATTTCATATCAAAACGTTGTTCCACCAATTCTTGTATGAACTGCTGCTTCAGCTGCAGGAAATGGGCGGTGAAGCGGCTGCCCCAAGCCTTGAAGATCAGGCTGTTCGGTATCTAGAGCAGAATTACTCCGAATCGATCACGATAGATGATCTTGCGGAGAATTTGGATTGCAATGTTAGACAATTACAGCGGATATTCAAAGCCCAGCTCAGCATGAGCCCCATGGAATATTTGATTCAGGTGAGGCTTGATAGAGCCAAGGAGTTCTTGCAGCATACCAATATTCCTTTGGGGCAAATTGCTGACGCGGTAGGTTATTCGGATAGCTACTATTTCAGCCGTTTGTTCAAAAAGTACATTGGACTTTCACCGAGTAGGTTCAGAGAACGGGCCCGACAATTGGAAGCATGTCGTCAAAATCCATCATGGTTGACCCATTCGCCCATTGATGCTGAATTCTTCCATTTGTATAGTGAACATGTTGTTGATTCAAATGCCTCTAATCGGAATGTTCAGCTAGATTCGATCCATCTCGATCCTCTTCAAGGTCAGGTGTGCCTAACTTGTGTGCCAAACAAAATAGCTCTATTGGATATCCAGTACACGGACCATCTGCTTTCACTGGGGCTGAAACCAGCAGGCAGCGTTAGCGCCACTAGTGATGTTGTCCGATTCCCTGATTACCTGGAGCAGCGGTTACGCGGTGTCATGAACTTGGGGACGAAAGAAAGTCCCGATATACAGGCCATTGCCGAGCTGGCCCCTGACCTGATCGTATGCACACAATTTCAGGAGCGATATTATGAACAATTGTCCGTTATCGCGCCTACGGTGATGCTGGATAGAAATGAGGATTGGCGGTCTACTCTGCTCACATTAGCTAACCTAGTTGGCAGGCAGCATAAGGTCACGTCGATTATCCAGCACTACCAGCATAAGATTCACAAATTGAGGGATGCGCTCTCCACCAGCATGCAAGGAAAGTCCGTTGCGCTCATTCGTCCGCGGGGCTATTCGATTCGATTGCATACTACGGTACACCGCACGGCAGAAATCTTGTATCGGGATCTCGGCATTGCCGCGCCCACACCTGCTCATGAAACATCGAGAACCAGCACGTTCATTACACTCGAGAATATGTCAAAAGTAAATCCGGATTACCTCTTTGTATTGAAGGATGATTCCAACCGGGTCTATGCTGGAGAACTTCAACAATCTGTAATCTGGCAGAGCTTGCGGGCTGTAAAAACCAATCAGGTGTATACGGTAAGTACGACCAAGTGGATTGGATATTACGGGCCTATTGCGATGAATCAGTTGGTAGATGAAGTGGCAGAGGCGTTGTTGTAG
- a CDS encoding aspartate aminotransferase family protein has translation MNAAITEQSQNAKYLASQAKRESNARSYPRRLTIAIQEAEGIYVKDMDGKVYYDCLAGAGTLALGHNHQVVIGAIKKMLDSKHPLHTLDLMTPVKEQFIDELFDSLPADFARHARIQFCGPTGGDAVEAAVKLVKTATGNRSMLSFQGGYHGSTHATMSLSGTLGYKEKVHGLIPDVHFLPYPYAYRCPFGVGGESTHRLSSIYIDTLLSDPESGIVAPCGMIFEVVQGEGGSIPAPVEWIREMRRITQERDIPLIIDEVQTGIGRTGKMFAFEHAGIIPDVLVLSKAIGGSLPLSVIIYHEKYDVWKPGAHIGTFRGNQMAMAAGQATLTYIKEQDIPSAAEQLGQRLQDRLQMLKNEVTCIGDVRGRGLMVGVEVVNPEGGKDVLGHYPAYPLMASRIQQECLQRGLILEIGGRHSSVMRFLPPLIVTEQQLDDIATIFGEAVRAACAAQQSGVLGDCR, from the coding sequence ATGAATGCTGCCATAACTGAGCAATCCCAAAATGCAAAGTATCTAGCAAGTCAGGCAAAACGGGAATCCAATGCTAGATCCTATCCAAGGCGTCTTACGATTGCCATTCAAGAAGCGGAGGGAATTTATGTAAAAGATATGGACGGCAAGGTCTATTATGACTGCCTTGCAGGTGCGGGAACGTTGGCGCTCGGGCATAATCATCAGGTTGTTATTGGTGCCATCAAAAAGATGCTGGATAGCAAACATCCGCTGCATACACTGGATCTGATGACACCTGTCAAAGAGCAATTCATAGATGAATTATTTGATAGTCTGCCTGCGGATTTTGCCCGTCACGCTCGTATCCAATTCTGCGGCCCCACGGGAGGTGATGCTGTTGAGGCTGCCGTCAAGCTTGTAAAAACAGCGACAGGCAACCGCAGTATGCTGTCATTCCAGGGCGGATATCATGGCTCCACACATGCGACTATGAGCCTTAGCGGGACGCTAGGATATAAGGAGAAAGTGCACGGGCTAATACCTGACGTCCACTTTCTGCCTTACCCCTATGCTTACCGCTGCCCATTCGGTGTTGGTGGAGAGAGCACGCATCGATTAAGCAGCATCTACATCGATACTTTGCTGAGCGATCCTGAGAGCGGCATCGTGGCACCCTGCGGGATGATATTCGAAGTCGTCCAAGGGGAAGGGGGCTCCATTCCGGCGCCTGTGGAATGGATTCGTGAGATGCGGCGCATTACGCAGGAACGGGATATCCCGCTGATTATTGATGAAGTGCAGACGGGGATTGGCCGTACCGGCAAGATGTTCGCTTTTGAACATGCAGGTATTATCCCTGATGTGCTTGTTTTGTCCAAAGCAATCGGAGGAAGCCTTCCGCTGTCGGTTATTATTTATCACGAGAAGTATGACGTTTGGAAGCCGGGCGCTCACATCGGCACCTTCAGAGGCAACCAGATGGCCATGGCGGCGGGACAAGCTACGCTTACCTATATCAAAGAGCAGGACATCCCGTCCGCAGCCGAGCAGCTTGGCCAGCGTCTACAAGATCGTTTGCAGATGCTGAAGAACGAGGTTACCTGCATAGGTGATGTTAGGGGGCGCGGTCTGATGGTTGGAGTTGAAGTGGTGAATCCCGAAGGCGGCAAGGATGTGCTCGGGCACTATCCTGCATATCCGCTTATGGCCAGCCGCATCCAGCAGGAATGTCTGCAGCGAGGACTGATCCTGGAGATTGGCGGCAGGCACTCCTCCGTCATGAGGTTTCTGCCACCTCTCATTGTCACGGAACAACAGCTGGACGATATCGCAACAATTTTCGGAGAAGCTGTGCGCGCGGCATGCGCGGCGCAGCAAAGCGGAGTTTTGGGAGACTGTCGTTAA
- a CDS encoding glycosyltransferase family 2 protein, translated as MTVADILMLVSVICIWTLLLVNVVLIVAGYLYYMQIENKPVPPLQGEPPFVTIMVPAHNEGKVITQTVEALLALEYPHESYEIIVINDNSSDNSRVLLAGLQNKYPGRQLTIINTDAVTGGKGKSNALNLGFQQAKGELIAIYDADNTPEKKALLYLVSEITNDPTLGAVIGKFRTRNRDANLLTRFINVETLSFQWMAQAGRWKLFKLCTIPGTNFIMRREIVERIGGWDVKAIAEDTEISFRIYMMGYRIKFQPKAVTWEQEPQTVKVWFKQRTRWAKGNIYVIVKNIPLLFERSARNIRFDILYFLSIYFLLLTSLVMSDLLLILHALGYVTTTIAGFSSFLWVLAITLFVVGTFITLVTEKGEMRLSNLWIILLMYVSYCQMWMVVAAYGMYAYIKDLIYKREAKWYKTERF; from the coding sequence ATGACCGTCGCAGATATTCTTATGCTTGTTTCTGTCATTTGCATCTGGACTCTCCTGCTGGTCAATGTCGTATTAATTGTCGCGGGTTACCTGTACTATATGCAAATCGAGAATAAGCCGGTGCCTCCTTTGCAAGGCGAGCCGCCATTTGTGACCATCATGGTGCCGGCCCATAACGAGGGCAAGGTCATTACCCAGACGGTTGAAGCCTTGCTCGCGCTGGAATACCCGCATGAGAGCTATGAAATTATCGTCATAAATGACAATTCTTCTGATAACAGCCGTGTGCTGCTAGCAGGATTGCAGAACAAATACCCAGGGAGACAGCTCACGATCATCAATACGGATGCTGTAACCGGGGGGAAAGGCAAGTCGAATGCGCTAAATCTGGGTTTTCAGCAAGCCAAAGGCGAGCTCATAGCCATCTACGATGCAGACAACACACCTGAGAAAAAAGCGCTGCTTTACTTAGTTTCGGAAATTACAAATGATCCAACACTCGGTGCTGTTATCGGAAAATTCCGGACACGGAACAGGGACGCCAATCTATTAACTCGATTCATTAATGTAGAAACCTTGTCCTTTCAATGGATGGCGCAAGCAGGACGATGGAAGCTGTTTAAGCTTTGCACGATCCCAGGCACCAACTTTATTATGAGGCGCGAGATTGTTGAACGGATCGGTGGCTGGGATGTGAAAGCGATAGCCGAAGATACAGAGATCAGCTTCCGCATTTATATGATGGGCTACCGGATCAAGTTTCAGCCTAAAGCCGTTACCTGGGAGCAAGAGCCCCAGACCGTCAAGGTATGGTTCAAGCAGCGAACGCGGTGGGCGAAGGGAAATATCTACGTCATTGTCAAAAATATCCCGCTCCTCTTCGAGCGATCGGCCCGCAATATACGCTTCGATATCTTGTATTTTTTGTCGATTTACTTTCTGCTGCTGACATCTCTGGTCATGTCGGATTTGCTCCTGATTTTGCATGCACTGGGCTATGTCACAACTACGATTGCGGGTTTTAGCTCCTTCTTATGGGTGCTGGCTATTACGTTATTTGTAGTAGGAACCTTCATTACACTTGTTACGGAAAAAGGGGAAATGCGGCTGTCTAATCTTTGGATCATTCTGCTTATGTATGTGTCTTACTGCCAAATGTGGATGGTTGTCGCCGCGTACGGCATGTATGCCTATATCAAGGATCTCATCTATAAGAGAGAAGCGAAATGGTACAAAACGGAGAGATTCTAA
- the wsfD gene encoding glycan biosynthesis hexose transferase WsfD gives MLNIRAVRRVMGTMTPAAAAAIGVLLITIIALFTSPFIGMADNGDYFRILYSNGIYFNDPDYTSKYLGYFVKDYGIYQYYNENGATLFSSQSMFIKAALFLNHLFHDSQTFDIRYQAAIYMVLYTAAVYLIVEAVTWKTSRKRGYVLAGIAVFIFGDTGYTAYFNSFYSESVVLIMSMFMFSAGLLLYRKRYNDYVMLALFVTSSVILTTSKQQNAPVGIIAAVFGIGFWFIRNTKWYQTITVIALTTMLAAGIGTYVLIPKEFVNINKYHAMTRGVLMNSPDPEKALESFGIDKQYAILNDSLYYDPYSTVDVNSKQLQDNFYDKYGFGSILVYYAAHPDQAAKMLNIAAQDGFTIRPKAMGNYEQQTGKPFGAQTYFFSGYSLLKDKLAPKTFGFVILWVLVTVGLYSPSFVTAFRTRLYRKTTRLPLLLMMMGMGVSGIIVSIIGAGDADIAKHEFLFNITFDMVSFAIVGDLLGRRLWSNEKDEETETKAKRLGGGGFAPTLDT, from the coding sequence ATGCTCAATATCCGTGCGGTACGGAGGGTCATGGGAACGATGACGCCTGCTGCCGCAGCTGCTATCGGAGTGCTGCTCATTACGATCATCGCTTTGTTTACATCTCCGTTTATCGGAATGGCGGATAACGGTGACTATTTCCGAATTCTGTACAGCAACGGAATTTATTTTAACGATCCGGATTATACCAGCAAGTACCTCGGGTACTTTGTTAAAGATTATGGCATTTATCAGTATTATAACGAGAACGGGGCGACGTTATTCTCCTCGCAATCGATGTTCATTAAAGCGGCATTATTCTTAAATCACTTATTTCATGACTCGCAAACCTTCGATATCCGTTATCAGGCTGCGATTTATATGGTCTTATATACGGCAGCCGTCTATCTGATTGTTGAAGCTGTCACATGGAAGACTTCCAGAAAAAGAGGGTATGTGCTTGCAGGAATTGCGGTTTTTATATTTGGCGACACAGGGTACACCGCTTATTTTAATTCCTTTTACAGCGAGAGTGTCGTGTTGATCATGAGCATGTTCATGTTCTCGGCGGGGCTGCTGCTATACCGTAAACGTTACAACGATTATGTCATGCTAGCACTATTTGTAACGAGCAGTGTGATCTTAACAACGAGTAAACAGCAAAACGCACCGGTAGGCATCATCGCGGCTGTGTTTGGAATTGGCTTCTGGTTCATTCGCAATACCAAGTGGTATCAAACGATAACCGTGATCGCCCTAACCACCATGCTGGCGGCCGGAATCGGCACGTATGTGCTCATTCCCAAAGAATTCGTCAATATTAATAAGTATCATGCGATGACCCGAGGTGTGCTGATGAATTCTCCGGACCCGGAGAAGGCCCTGGAATCATTCGGAATCGACAAACAGTACGCAATCCTGAACGACAGCCTCTACTACGATCCTTACTCTACTGTAGATGTGAACTCGAAGCAGCTGCAGGACAATTTTTACGATAAATACGGCTTCGGTTCTATACTCGTTTATTATGCGGCACACCCTGATCAAGCCGCGAAGATGCTGAATATCGCCGCGCAGGACGGTTTTACGATCAGGCCCAAAGCAATGGGGAATTATGAACAGCAGACGGGAAAGCCTTTTGGAGCGCAAACTTATTTCTTCTCGGGTTACAGTCTATTGAAGGATAAGCTAGCACCTAAGACATTTGGTTTTGTCATACTTTGGGTGCTGGTAACGGTCGGGTTATATTCGCCATCCTTCGTCACCGCATTCAGGACGAGACTCTACCGGAAGACCACGAGATTACCATTATTGCTCATGATGATGGGCATGGGGGTTTCCGGAATCATCGTTTCCATCATTGGAGCAGGGGACGCTGACATCGCCAAGCATGAGTTTTTATTTAATATCACGTTCGATATGGTTTCATTCGCAATCGTTGGCGACCTGCTTGGACGCAGATTGTGGAGTAATGAAAAGGATGAAGAAACGGAAACAAAGGCGAAACGGTTAGGAGGTGGAGGCTTTGCGCCAACACTGGACACGTAA
- a CDS encoding FAD-dependent oxidoreductase, whose protein sequence is MSRYGDGSVQGILSVDISDWQSPGILYGKPAIACSKEEIKNEVWEQVKRSLNAGGADVLNDDQLVDWFLDSDIQFPNPHEAINLEPLLVNKVNTWYLRPNAYTAIPNFYLASDYVRTNTDLATMESANEAARRAVNAILEASGSHEDRCEIWDMYDPLALAPWRNNDKNRYQQGLPWDGKIVG, encoded by the coding sequence TTGAGCCGGTATGGCGACGGGTCAGTTCAGGGGATTCTTTCCGTAGATATTTCGGATTGGCAGTCCCCTGGCATTTTGTATGGCAAGCCTGCCATAGCCTGCAGCAAGGAAGAAATCAAGAATGAAGTGTGGGAGCAGGTCAAGCGAAGCTTGAACGCCGGAGGCGCGGATGTATTGAATGATGACCAGTTAGTTGACTGGTTCCTCGATTCGGACATCCAGTTCCCGAACCCGCATGAAGCGATTAACTTGGAGCCGCTGCTAGTGAACAAAGTGAACACATGGTATTTGCGTCCGAATGCGTATACAGCCATTCCTAATTTTTATTTAGCTTCCGATTATGTGAGGACCAATACGGATTTAGCGACGATGGAGAGCGCGAATGAAGCCGCGAGAAGAGCAGTCAATGCAATTCTAGAAGCAAGCGGCTCTCACGAGGATCGCTGCGAGATATGGGATATGTATGATCCATTGGCGCTGGCTCCTTGGCGCAATAACGATAAAAACCGGTACCAACAGGGTCTTCCGTGGGACGGCAAAATCGTTGGATAA